GCCTGGGAGTTCCTCGCCCACGTCCGGTTGCGCAACCAGGTCGACCAGGTGCGGCACGGCCAGCCGCCGAGCAACCGGATCGCGCCCGCGTCCCTGAGCCACTTCGAGAAGCGCCACCTCAAGGACGCCTTCGGCGTCATCCGCACCGCCCAGGAGGCTCTCGCCCATCGGTACCCGGTGCGGGGACTGATGTGACCTCCGGCGACGGCACCCCGGTCGAGGAGCTGCGCCTCCTGGCCGTCGACCTCGAGACCAGCGGCCTCTCCCGCAGCCAGGACCGGATCCTCGCGATCGGGTGGGTGCCCGTCGACGGCACGCGCATCGACCTATCCGGCGCGCGCCGCCACGTCGTACGCCAGGACGAGCCCGGTGACGCGGTCACCATCCACGGCCTCACCCACGACGACCTCGACGACGGACGCCCGCTGGCCGAGGTGCTCGCCGAGCTGCGGGCCTCGCTGGCCGGACGCGCGCTGCTCGCGCATCACGCGCCGTTCGACGTGTCGTTCCTCGAGGCAGCCCACCGCGAGCTCGACCAGCCGCTCCCCCGCGTCCCGATCGTCTGCACGCTCGCCCTGCAGCGCCGACTCCTCAGCAGGTACGGCGAGATCCCCCGCGGCGCGCTGCGCCTGTGGCGGGCCCGAGAGCACTACGGACTCCCGACCGCCAAGGCCCACGACGCCCTCGGCGACGCCCTGGCGTGCGCCGAGCTCTACCTCGCTCAGGTGGCGGAGCTCGGCACCGCCGGCCGCGCGGTC
The nucleotide sequence above comes from Nocardioides massiliensis. Encoded proteins:
- a CDS encoding 3'-5' exonuclease, with the translated sequence MTSGDGTPVEELRLLAVDLETSGLSRSQDRILAIGWVPVDGTRIDLSGARRHVVRQDEPGDAVTIHGLTHDDLDDGRPLAEVLAELRASLAGRALLAHHAPFDVSFLEAAHRELDQPLPRVPIVCTLALQRRLLSRYGEIPRGALRLWRAREHYGLPTAKAHDALGDALACAELYLAQVAELGTAGRAVRLRDVRLRRTWLERVRGWLRGTR